A stretch of Electrophorus electricus isolate fEleEle1 chromosome 3, fEleEle1.pri, whole genome shotgun sequence DNA encodes these proteins:
- the LOC113571682 gene encoding filamin-A-interacting protein 1 isoform X3, whose product MRSRTSGMEAHDSGRLKVKSFRKDEEKGDIQELMKNTHTTETNRGSKEENTGPVKMPRRATLTDLSKEKLLYLLSVMEGEVQAREDIIHMLKSDKTQPETLEAHYGSAVPVKPLQALQRDCQLSGGKPIDDVYEIPMLELDRLEEKQRETYRRMLEQLLLAERCHRRTVAELESEKRKHADYMNKSDDFTNLLEQERERLKRLLEQEKAYQAHKDKDNSRRLEKVREELVKLKSFALMLVEERQLHTDQIDQQSQKIQDLSKKLQEREQDIESLTSKSKEDIQKIQKLEVESEHRAAKFAQEHEEMTTKLSNQELQSRQLRLKLASLSCRIEELEESNRVLQKSEENLQELRDKISRGECGSSSFMAELENLRKRVLEMEGKDEEITKTEAQCKELRRKLQDEESHSHELKLEIEKLQKRMVDLEKLETAFTVSKSECAQLHANLEQEKTLTKNLAQELENVKTHINELESSESRLEKAEVNLKDDLTKLKSFTVILVDERKNMVERIKQEERKSEDMSTMLKTEQSKVMEVTEKLIEESRKLLKLKSEMEMKVSTLAKEKNDLRTRLASEEEKQKDLCAKVILMQKRIECLEETERQSFQSKVDVEKVRYPDEDNKVKELTEEIERLKNRLKQLEVVEGDLIKTEDEYDMLEKKYRTEQDKANALSQLLEEMKTQIARNKAIEKGEAVNQEAELRLKCKMEEAKTRDLQADVLALKEKIHELMNKEDQLSQLQVDYTVLQQRLIDEEDKKKIMSQQILNLTKDLEVTKRYSRALRPSMNGRRIVDVPLTSTAVQTEAESIEAVEEDTPAVFIRKSVLEENHVMSNLRQKGLKKPAVLDRYPPAATELGIRKSWLPWMKKKDVITDEQAGSDKTAYKIDRDAPPQPTELTMSQKPGKPLHIRVTPDHQNSTATLEITSPRAEDFFSSATIIPTLGLQKPRITIVPKPITVTSKGATTGTSCGPERTMSPVTITTISRAKSPDGNKSPYSDGTSSPVSVITVSTNPVTPPCVSPEPQEMTTGRAVLKVTPEKQTVPTQIRKYNPNANIITTEDNKIHIHLGPQYKRPQDAGSSPTVMVRPLTVSAESKETVPTATVLRSPRQASTSAVKTTSGKMTSSITITPITSAPSRPTQSVSGADVQSSRCAATRIPVSKENVVLHMTIEPR is encoded by the exons ATGAGGTCCAGGACCAGTGGAATGGAGGCTCATGACAGCGGGCGCCTGAAGGTCAAAAGCTTCCGGAAAGACGAGGAGAAAGGAGACATACAGGAGCTGATGAAGAACACTCACACCACTGAGACAAACAGGGGGAGCAAGGAAGAGAACACTGGACCGGTGAAGATGCCGAGGAGAGCAACACTGACAGACCTCTCGAAAGAGAAGCTGCTTTATCTGCTCAGCGTCATGGAGGGAGAGGTGCAG GCTCGTGAAGATATTATTCATATGCTGAAGTCAGACAAGACGCAGCCTGAGACCCTGGAGGCTCACTATGGATCTGCTGTCCCCGTCAAACCTCTGCAGGCCCTGCAGAGAGACTGTCAGCTCTCCGGCGGGAAGCCCATTGATGACGTCTATGAGATCCCCATGTTGGAG CTGGACCGCCTGGAGGAGAAGCAGCGGGAGACGTACAGGCGTATGCTGGAGCAGCTCCTCCTGGCAGAGAGGTGTCACCGTCGCACCGTTGCCGAGCTGGAGAGCGAGAAGCGCAAGCATGCCGACTACATGAACAAGAGTGATGACTTCACCAACCTGCTGGAACAGGAGCGTGAGAG ACTAAAGAGACTACTGGAGCAGGAGAAAGCATACCAAGCTCATAAGGACAAGGATAACAGCAGACGactggagaaagtgagagaagagTTGGTGAAATTGAAGTCCTTTGCTCTGATGCTGGTGGAGGAGAGGCAGCTCCACACTGACCAGATTGATCAGCAAAGCCAGAAAATACAGGACCTCAGCAAAAAGCTGCAGGAGAGGGAACAAGACATCGAGAGCCTCACTAGTAAATCAAAGGAGGATATTCAGAAGATTCAGAAGCTGGAGGTGGAGTCAGAGCACAGGGCTGCCAAGTTTGCACAAGAACATGAAGAGATGACCACCAAGCTCTCCAATCAAGAGTTACAGAGCCGACAGCTGCGCTTGAAGTTGGCAAGTCTGTCATGCAGGATTGAAGAGCTGGAAGAGAGCAACAGGGTACTCCAGAAATCTGAGGAGAACCTCCAGGAGTTGAGGGACAAAATCAGTAGGGGAGAATGTGGAAGCTCCAGCTTCATGGCTGAGCTTGAGAATCTTCGTAAGAGAGTGCTAGAGATGGAAGGGAAGGATGAGGAGATCACAAAGACAGAGGCACAGTGCAAGGAGCTAAGAAGGAAACTCCAAGATGAGGAGAGTCACAGTCATGAGCTGAAACTTGAAATCGAGAAGCTGCAGAAGAGGATGGTAGACCTAGAGAAGCTTGAGACAGCTTTTACTGTGAGCAAGTCTGAATGCGCACAGCTTCATGCAAACCTAGAACAAGAGAAGACCTTGACAAAAAACTTAGCTCAGGAACTTGAGAATGTGAAAACACATATTAACGAGCTGGAAAGCTCTGAATCAAGGCTTGAAAAGGCTGAAGTTAACCTAAAAGATGACTTGACAAAGCTGAAGTCATTCACTGTAATATTAGTggatgagagaaagaacatGGTAGAGAGAATTAAACAAGAAGAGCGCAAAAGTGAAGACATGAGCACAATGCTTAAGACTGAGCAAAGCAAGGTCATGGAAGTCACAGAGAAGCTTATCGAAGAGAGCAGAAAGCTTCTGAAACTGAAGTCAGAGATGGAAATGAAAGTGTCCACTCTTGCAAAGGAGAAAAATGACCTGAGGACTAGACTAGCAAGTGAAGAGGAGAAACAAAAGGATCTATGTGCAAAGGTCATCCTAATGCAAAAAAGAATAGAATGTCTTGAAGAGACTGAAAGACAATCCTTCCAAAGTAAAGTTGATGTGGAAAAGGTGAGGTATCCAGATGAAGATAACAAGGTTAAAGAGCTGACTGAGGAGATTGAGAGGCTTAAGAACCGTCTAAAGCAGCTTGAGGTTGTGGAGGGAGATTTGATAAAGACAGAGGATGAGTATGATATGCTTGAAAAGAAGTATAGAACAGAGCAGGACAAGGCCAATGCCCTCTCTCAGCTCCTGGAGGAAATGAAGACACAGATTGCAAGGAACAAGGCAATAGAAAAAGGGGAGGCTGTAAACCAAGAAGCCGAGCTGAGACTGAAGTGCAAAATGGAGGAGGCCAAAACAAGAGATTTGCAAGCAGATGTTCTAGCACTCAAGGAGAAGATTCATGAGCTGATGAACAAGGAGGACCAGTTATCTCAGTTGCAAGTAGATTACACAGTTCTACAGCAGAGGCTTATAGATGAAGAAGACAAGAAAAAGATTATGAGCCAACAGATCCTAAACCTCACGAAAGACTTAGAGGTCACAAAACGCTACAGTCGAGCACTACGTCCTAGCATGAATGGCAGGAGGATAGTGGACGTTCCCCTTACTTCAACAGCTGttcagacagaggcagagagtaTTGAAGCTGTTGAAGAGGACACTCCAGCAGTATTTATAAGAAAGTCTGTCCTAGAAGAAAACCATGTTATGAGTAATTTGAGGCAAAAAGGCCTTAAGAAACCAGCTGTGCTAGACCGTTATCCACCTGCAGCTACAGAGTTAGGTATCCGAAAGTCATGGCTCCCTTGGATGAAGAAGAAGGATGTGATTACTGATGAGCAGGCTGGCTCAGACAAGACTGCCTACAAAATTGATAGAGATGCACCACCTCAGCCAACTGAGCTGACCATGTCTCAGAAACCAGGGAAACCACTGCATATCAGAGTGACTCCAGATCATCAAAATAGCACAGCCACTTTGGAGATCACCAGTCCTCGTGCTGAGGACTTCTTTTCGAGTGCCACCATTATACCCACTTTAGGGCTCCAGAAACCACGAATCACTATCGTTCCTAAGCCTATTACTGTGACATCCAAGGGCGCAACCACTGGAACATCATGTGGACCGGAAAGGACCATGTCTCCAGTGACAATTACCACCATTTCAAGAGCAAAGAGCCCCGATGGAAACAAGAGCCCTTACTCAGACGGTACAAGCTCCCCTGTATCGGTCATCACAGTCAGCACAAACCCAGTAACTCCACCGTGTGTCTCTCCAGAACCCCAGGAGATGACCACAGGCCGGGCTGTGCTTAAGGTAACCCCGGAGAAGCAGACGGTGCCGACGCAGATTCGTAAATACAACCCCAATGCTAACATCATAACAACAGAGGACAACAAAATCCATATTCACCTGGGGCCACAGTACAAAAGGCCTCAGGATGCTGGCAGTAGCCCCACTGTCATGGTGAGACCTCTCACTGTGAGTGCAGAAAGCAAGGAGACTGTCCCTACAGCAACAGTGCTACGCTCACCTCGACAGGCGTCCACTTCTGCAGTGAAGACTACCTCAGGCAAGATGACGAGCAGTATTACCATTACCCCCATCACCTCTGCTCCATCTAGACCTACCCAGTCTGTG TCCGGGGCGGATGTGCAGTCATCTCGGTGCGCAGCCACGCGAATCCCTGTGTCAAAAG AAAATGTTGTGCTCCACATGACTATTGAGCCTCGCTGA
- the LOC113571682 gene encoding filamin-A-interacting protein 1 isoform X2, translated as MRSRTSGMEAHDSGRLKVKSFRKDEEKGDIQELMKNTHTTETNRGSKEENTGPVKMPRRATLTDLSKEKLLYLLSVMEGEVQAREDIIHMLKSDKTQPETLEAHYGSAVPVKPLQALQRDCQLSGGKPIDDVYEIPMLELDRLEEKQRETYRRMLEQLLLAERCHRRTVAELESEKRKHADYMNKSDDFTNLLEQERERLKRLLEQEKAYQAHKDKDNSRRLEKVREELVKLKSFALMLVEERQLHTDQIDQQSQKIQDLSKKLQEREQDIESLTSKSKEDIQKIQKLEVESEHRAAKFAQEHEEMTTKLSNQELQSRQLRLKLASLSCRIEELEESNRVLQKSEENLQELRDKISRGECGSSSFMAELENLRKRVLEMEGKDEEITKTEAQCKELRRKLQDEESHSHELKLEIEKLQKRMVDLEKLETAFTVSKSECAQLHANLEQEKTLTKNLAQELENVKTHINELESSESRLEKAEVNLKDDLTKLKSFTVILVDERKNMVERIKQEERKSEDMSTMLKTEQSKVMEVTEKLIEESRKLLKLKSEMEMKVSTLAKEKNDLRTRLASEEEKQKDLCAKVILMQKRIECLEETERQSFQSKVDVEKVRYPDEDNKVKELTEEIERLKNRLKQLEVVEGDLIKTEDEYDMLEKKYRTEQDKANALSQLLEEMKTQIARNKAIEKGEAVNQEAELRLKCKMEEAKTRDLQADVLALKEKIHELMNKEDQLSQLQVDYTVLQQRLIDEEDKKKIMSQQILNLTKDLEVTKRYSRALRPSMNGRRIVDVPLTSTAVQTEAESIEAVEEDTPAVFIRKSVLEENHVMSNLRQKGLKKPAVLDRYPPAATELGIRKSWLPWMKKKDVITDEQAGSDKTAYKIDRDAPPQPTELTMSQKPGKPLHIRVTPDHQNSTATLEITSPRAEDFFSSATIIPTLGLQKPRITIVPKPITVTSKGATTGTSCGPERTMSPVTITTISRAKSPDGNKSPYSDGTSSPVSVITVSTNPVTPPCVSPEPQEMTTGRAVLKVTPEKQTVPTQIRKYNPNANIITTEDNKIHIHLGPQYKRPQDAGSSPTVMVRPLTVSAESKETVPTATVLRSPRQASTSAVKTTSGKMTSSITITPITSAPSRPTQSVLLLKCFKMISGSLCSLDSCLSSPGRMCSHLGAQPRESLCQKKMLCST; from the exons ATGAGGTCCAGGACCAGTGGAATGGAGGCTCATGACAGCGGGCGCCTGAAGGTCAAAAGCTTCCGGAAAGACGAGGAGAAAGGAGACATACAGGAGCTGATGAAGAACACTCACACCACTGAGACAAACAGGGGGAGCAAGGAAGAGAACACTGGACCGGTGAAGATGCCGAGGAGAGCAACACTGACAGACCTCTCGAAAGAGAAGCTGCTTTATCTGCTCAGCGTCATGGAGGGAGAGGTGCAG GCTCGTGAAGATATTATTCATATGCTGAAGTCAGACAAGACGCAGCCTGAGACCCTGGAGGCTCACTATGGATCTGCTGTCCCCGTCAAACCTCTGCAGGCCCTGCAGAGAGACTGTCAGCTCTCCGGCGGGAAGCCCATTGATGACGTCTATGAGATCCCCATGTTGGAG CTGGACCGCCTGGAGGAGAAGCAGCGGGAGACGTACAGGCGTATGCTGGAGCAGCTCCTCCTGGCAGAGAGGTGTCACCGTCGCACCGTTGCCGAGCTGGAGAGCGAGAAGCGCAAGCATGCCGACTACATGAACAAGAGTGATGACTTCACCAACCTGCTGGAACAGGAGCGTGAGAG ACTAAAGAGACTACTGGAGCAGGAGAAAGCATACCAAGCTCATAAGGACAAGGATAACAGCAGACGactggagaaagtgagagaagagTTGGTGAAATTGAAGTCCTTTGCTCTGATGCTGGTGGAGGAGAGGCAGCTCCACACTGACCAGATTGATCAGCAAAGCCAGAAAATACAGGACCTCAGCAAAAAGCTGCAGGAGAGGGAACAAGACATCGAGAGCCTCACTAGTAAATCAAAGGAGGATATTCAGAAGATTCAGAAGCTGGAGGTGGAGTCAGAGCACAGGGCTGCCAAGTTTGCACAAGAACATGAAGAGATGACCACCAAGCTCTCCAATCAAGAGTTACAGAGCCGACAGCTGCGCTTGAAGTTGGCAAGTCTGTCATGCAGGATTGAAGAGCTGGAAGAGAGCAACAGGGTACTCCAGAAATCTGAGGAGAACCTCCAGGAGTTGAGGGACAAAATCAGTAGGGGAGAATGTGGAAGCTCCAGCTTCATGGCTGAGCTTGAGAATCTTCGTAAGAGAGTGCTAGAGATGGAAGGGAAGGATGAGGAGATCACAAAGACAGAGGCACAGTGCAAGGAGCTAAGAAGGAAACTCCAAGATGAGGAGAGTCACAGTCATGAGCTGAAACTTGAAATCGAGAAGCTGCAGAAGAGGATGGTAGACCTAGAGAAGCTTGAGACAGCTTTTACTGTGAGCAAGTCTGAATGCGCACAGCTTCATGCAAACCTAGAACAAGAGAAGACCTTGACAAAAAACTTAGCTCAGGAACTTGAGAATGTGAAAACACATATTAACGAGCTGGAAAGCTCTGAATCAAGGCTTGAAAAGGCTGAAGTTAACCTAAAAGATGACTTGACAAAGCTGAAGTCATTCACTGTAATATTAGTggatgagagaaagaacatGGTAGAGAGAATTAAACAAGAAGAGCGCAAAAGTGAAGACATGAGCACAATGCTTAAGACTGAGCAAAGCAAGGTCATGGAAGTCACAGAGAAGCTTATCGAAGAGAGCAGAAAGCTTCTGAAACTGAAGTCAGAGATGGAAATGAAAGTGTCCACTCTTGCAAAGGAGAAAAATGACCTGAGGACTAGACTAGCAAGTGAAGAGGAGAAACAAAAGGATCTATGTGCAAAGGTCATCCTAATGCAAAAAAGAATAGAATGTCTTGAAGAGACTGAAAGACAATCCTTCCAAAGTAAAGTTGATGTGGAAAAGGTGAGGTATCCAGATGAAGATAACAAGGTTAAAGAGCTGACTGAGGAGATTGAGAGGCTTAAGAACCGTCTAAAGCAGCTTGAGGTTGTGGAGGGAGATTTGATAAAGACAGAGGATGAGTATGATATGCTTGAAAAGAAGTATAGAACAGAGCAGGACAAGGCCAATGCCCTCTCTCAGCTCCTGGAGGAAATGAAGACACAGATTGCAAGGAACAAGGCAATAGAAAAAGGGGAGGCTGTAAACCAAGAAGCCGAGCTGAGACTGAAGTGCAAAATGGAGGAGGCCAAAACAAGAGATTTGCAAGCAGATGTTCTAGCACTCAAGGAGAAGATTCATGAGCTGATGAACAAGGAGGACCAGTTATCTCAGTTGCAAGTAGATTACACAGTTCTACAGCAGAGGCTTATAGATGAAGAAGACAAGAAAAAGATTATGAGCCAACAGATCCTAAACCTCACGAAAGACTTAGAGGTCACAAAACGCTACAGTCGAGCACTACGTCCTAGCATGAATGGCAGGAGGATAGTGGACGTTCCCCTTACTTCAACAGCTGttcagacagaggcagagagtaTTGAAGCTGTTGAAGAGGACACTCCAGCAGTATTTATAAGAAAGTCTGTCCTAGAAGAAAACCATGTTATGAGTAATTTGAGGCAAAAAGGCCTTAAGAAACCAGCTGTGCTAGACCGTTATCCACCTGCAGCTACAGAGTTAGGTATCCGAAAGTCATGGCTCCCTTGGATGAAGAAGAAGGATGTGATTACTGATGAGCAGGCTGGCTCAGACAAGACTGCCTACAAAATTGATAGAGATGCACCACCTCAGCCAACTGAGCTGACCATGTCTCAGAAACCAGGGAAACCACTGCATATCAGAGTGACTCCAGATCATCAAAATAGCACAGCCACTTTGGAGATCACCAGTCCTCGTGCTGAGGACTTCTTTTCGAGTGCCACCATTATACCCACTTTAGGGCTCCAGAAACCACGAATCACTATCGTTCCTAAGCCTATTACTGTGACATCCAAGGGCGCAACCACTGGAACATCATGTGGACCGGAAAGGACCATGTCTCCAGTGACAATTACCACCATTTCAAGAGCAAAGAGCCCCGATGGAAACAAGAGCCCTTACTCAGACGGTACAAGCTCCCCTGTATCGGTCATCACAGTCAGCACAAACCCAGTAACTCCACCGTGTGTCTCTCCAGAACCCCAGGAGATGACCACAGGCCGGGCTGTGCTTAAGGTAACCCCGGAGAAGCAGACGGTGCCGACGCAGATTCGTAAATACAACCCCAATGCTAACATCATAACAACAGAGGACAACAAAATCCATATTCACCTGGGGCCACAGTACAAAAGGCCTCAGGATGCTGGCAGTAGCCCCACTGTCATGGTGAGACCTCTCACTGTGAGTGCAGAAAGCAAGGAGACTGTCCCTACAGCAACAGTGCTACGCTCACCTCGACAGGCGTCCACTTCTGCAGTGAAGACTACCTCAGGCAAGATGACGAGCAGTATTACCATTACCCCCATCACCTCTGCTCCATCTAGACCTACCCAGTCTGTG TTGcttctgaaatgtttcaaaatgatATCAGGGAGTCTCTGCTCCTTAGATAGCTGTCTGTCCAG TCCGGGGCGGATGTGCAGTCATCTCGGTGCGCAGCCACGCGAATCCCTGTGTCAAAAG AAAATGTTGTGCTCCACATGA
- the LOC113571682 gene encoding filamin-A-interacting protein 1 isoform X1, translating into MRSRTSGMEAHDSGRLKVKSFRKDEEKGDIQELMKNTHTTETNRGSKEENTGPVKMPRRATLTDLSKEKLLYLLSVMEGEVQAREDIIHMLKSDKTQPETLEAHYGSAVPVKPLQALQRDCQLSGGKPIDDVYEIPMLELDRLEEKQRETYRRMLEQLLLAERCHRRTVAELESEKRKHADYMNKSDDFTNLLEQERERLKRLLEQEKAYQAHKDKDNSRRLEKVREELVKLKSFALMLVEERQLHTDQIDQQSQKIQDLSKKLQEREQDIESLTSKSKEDIQKIQKLEVESEHRAAKFAQEHEEMTTKLSNQELQSRQLRLKLASLSCRIEELEESNRVLQKSEENLQELRDKISRGECGSSSFMAELENLRKRVLEMEGKDEEITKTEAQCKELRRKLQDEESHSHELKLEIEKLQKRMVDLEKLETAFTVSKSECAQLHANLEQEKTLTKNLAQELENVKTHINELESSESRLEKAEVNLKDDLTKLKSFTVILVDERKNMVERIKQEERKSEDMSTMLKTEQSKVMEVTEKLIEESRKLLKLKSEMEMKVSTLAKEKNDLRTRLASEEEKQKDLCAKVILMQKRIECLEETERQSFQSKVDVEKVRYPDEDNKVKELTEEIERLKNRLKQLEVVEGDLIKTEDEYDMLEKKYRTEQDKANALSQLLEEMKTQIARNKAIEKGEAVNQEAELRLKCKMEEAKTRDLQADVLALKEKIHELMNKEDQLSQLQVDYTVLQQRLIDEEDKKKIMSQQILNLTKDLEVTKRYSRALRPSMNGRRIVDVPLTSTAVQTEAESIEAVEEDTPAVFIRKSVLEENHVMSNLRQKGLKKPAVLDRYPPAATELGIRKSWLPWMKKKDVITDEQAGSDKTAYKIDRDAPPQPTELTMSQKPGKPLHIRVTPDHQNSTATLEITSPRAEDFFSSATIIPTLGLQKPRITIVPKPITVTSKGATTGTSCGPERTMSPVTITTISRAKSPDGNKSPYSDGTSSPVSVITVSTNPVTPPCVSPEPQEMTTGRAVLKVTPEKQTVPTQIRKYNPNANIITTEDNKIHIHLGPQYKRPQDAGSSPTVMVRPLTVSAESKETVPTATVLRSPRQASTSAVKTTSGKMTSSITITPITSAPSRPTQSVSGADVQSSRCAATRIPVSKGMKTGKTVLGLTTVSRIESRAESQSMKIELRKSAVFRSITTAGGKT; encoded by the exons ATGAGGTCCAGGACCAGTGGAATGGAGGCTCATGACAGCGGGCGCCTGAAGGTCAAAAGCTTCCGGAAAGACGAGGAGAAAGGAGACATACAGGAGCTGATGAAGAACACTCACACCACTGAGACAAACAGGGGGAGCAAGGAAGAGAACACTGGACCGGTGAAGATGCCGAGGAGAGCAACACTGACAGACCTCTCGAAAGAGAAGCTGCTTTATCTGCTCAGCGTCATGGAGGGAGAGGTGCAG GCTCGTGAAGATATTATTCATATGCTGAAGTCAGACAAGACGCAGCCTGAGACCCTGGAGGCTCACTATGGATCTGCTGTCCCCGTCAAACCTCTGCAGGCCCTGCAGAGAGACTGTCAGCTCTCCGGCGGGAAGCCCATTGATGACGTCTATGAGATCCCCATGTTGGAG CTGGACCGCCTGGAGGAGAAGCAGCGGGAGACGTACAGGCGTATGCTGGAGCAGCTCCTCCTGGCAGAGAGGTGTCACCGTCGCACCGTTGCCGAGCTGGAGAGCGAGAAGCGCAAGCATGCCGACTACATGAACAAGAGTGATGACTTCACCAACCTGCTGGAACAGGAGCGTGAGAG ACTAAAGAGACTACTGGAGCAGGAGAAAGCATACCAAGCTCATAAGGACAAGGATAACAGCAGACGactggagaaagtgagagaagagTTGGTGAAATTGAAGTCCTTTGCTCTGATGCTGGTGGAGGAGAGGCAGCTCCACACTGACCAGATTGATCAGCAAAGCCAGAAAATACAGGACCTCAGCAAAAAGCTGCAGGAGAGGGAACAAGACATCGAGAGCCTCACTAGTAAATCAAAGGAGGATATTCAGAAGATTCAGAAGCTGGAGGTGGAGTCAGAGCACAGGGCTGCCAAGTTTGCACAAGAACATGAAGAGATGACCACCAAGCTCTCCAATCAAGAGTTACAGAGCCGACAGCTGCGCTTGAAGTTGGCAAGTCTGTCATGCAGGATTGAAGAGCTGGAAGAGAGCAACAGGGTACTCCAGAAATCTGAGGAGAACCTCCAGGAGTTGAGGGACAAAATCAGTAGGGGAGAATGTGGAAGCTCCAGCTTCATGGCTGAGCTTGAGAATCTTCGTAAGAGAGTGCTAGAGATGGAAGGGAAGGATGAGGAGATCACAAAGACAGAGGCACAGTGCAAGGAGCTAAGAAGGAAACTCCAAGATGAGGAGAGTCACAGTCATGAGCTGAAACTTGAAATCGAGAAGCTGCAGAAGAGGATGGTAGACCTAGAGAAGCTTGAGACAGCTTTTACTGTGAGCAAGTCTGAATGCGCACAGCTTCATGCAAACCTAGAACAAGAGAAGACCTTGACAAAAAACTTAGCTCAGGAACTTGAGAATGTGAAAACACATATTAACGAGCTGGAAAGCTCTGAATCAAGGCTTGAAAAGGCTGAAGTTAACCTAAAAGATGACTTGACAAAGCTGAAGTCATTCACTGTAATATTAGTggatgagagaaagaacatGGTAGAGAGAATTAAACAAGAAGAGCGCAAAAGTGAAGACATGAGCACAATGCTTAAGACTGAGCAAAGCAAGGTCATGGAAGTCACAGAGAAGCTTATCGAAGAGAGCAGAAAGCTTCTGAAACTGAAGTCAGAGATGGAAATGAAAGTGTCCACTCTTGCAAAGGAGAAAAATGACCTGAGGACTAGACTAGCAAGTGAAGAGGAGAAACAAAAGGATCTATGTGCAAAGGTCATCCTAATGCAAAAAAGAATAGAATGTCTTGAAGAGACTGAAAGACAATCCTTCCAAAGTAAAGTTGATGTGGAAAAGGTGAGGTATCCAGATGAAGATAACAAGGTTAAAGAGCTGACTGAGGAGATTGAGAGGCTTAAGAACCGTCTAAAGCAGCTTGAGGTTGTGGAGGGAGATTTGATAAAGACAGAGGATGAGTATGATATGCTTGAAAAGAAGTATAGAACAGAGCAGGACAAGGCCAATGCCCTCTCTCAGCTCCTGGAGGAAATGAAGACACAGATTGCAAGGAACAAGGCAATAGAAAAAGGGGAGGCTGTAAACCAAGAAGCCGAGCTGAGACTGAAGTGCAAAATGGAGGAGGCCAAAACAAGAGATTTGCAAGCAGATGTTCTAGCACTCAAGGAGAAGATTCATGAGCTGATGAACAAGGAGGACCAGTTATCTCAGTTGCAAGTAGATTACACAGTTCTACAGCAGAGGCTTATAGATGAAGAAGACAAGAAAAAGATTATGAGCCAACAGATCCTAAACCTCACGAAAGACTTAGAGGTCACAAAACGCTACAGTCGAGCACTACGTCCTAGCATGAATGGCAGGAGGATAGTGGACGTTCCCCTTACTTCAACAGCTGttcagacagaggcagagagtaTTGAAGCTGTTGAAGAGGACACTCCAGCAGTATTTATAAGAAAGTCTGTCCTAGAAGAAAACCATGTTATGAGTAATTTGAGGCAAAAAGGCCTTAAGAAACCAGCTGTGCTAGACCGTTATCCACCTGCAGCTACAGAGTTAGGTATCCGAAAGTCATGGCTCCCTTGGATGAAGAAGAAGGATGTGATTACTGATGAGCAGGCTGGCTCAGACAAGACTGCCTACAAAATTGATAGAGATGCACCACCTCAGCCAACTGAGCTGACCATGTCTCAGAAACCAGGGAAACCACTGCATATCAGAGTGACTCCAGATCATCAAAATAGCACAGCCACTTTGGAGATCACCAGTCCTCGTGCTGAGGACTTCTTTTCGAGTGCCACCATTATACCCACTTTAGGGCTCCAGAAACCACGAATCACTATCGTTCCTAAGCCTATTACTGTGACATCCAAGGGCGCAACCACTGGAACATCATGTGGACCGGAAAGGACCATGTCTCCAGTGACAATTACCACCATTTCAAGAGCAAAGAGCCCCGATGGAAACAAGAGCCCTTACTCAGACGGTACAAGCTCCCCTGTATCGGTCATCACAGTCAGCACAAACCCAGTAACTCCACCGTGTGTCTCTCCAGAACCCCAGGAGATGACCACAGGCCGGGCTGTGCTTAAGGTAACCCCGGAGAAGCAGACGGTGCCGACGCAGATTCGTAAATACAACCCCAATGCTAACATCATAACAACAGAGGACAACAAAATCCATATTCACCTGGGGCCACAGTACAAAAGGCCTCAGGATGCTGGCAGTAGCCCCACTGTCATGGTGAGACCTCTCACTGTGAGTGCAGAAAGCAAGGAGACTGTCCCTACAGCAACAGTGCTACGCTCACCTCGACAGGCGTCCACTTCTGCAGTGAAGACTACCTCAGGCAAGATGACGAGCAGTATTACCATTACCCCCATCACCTCTGCTCCATCTAGACCTACCCAGTCTGTG TCCGGGGCGGATGTGCAGTCATCTCGGTGCGCAGCCACGCGAATCCCTGTGTCAAAAGGTATGAAAACAGGCAAAACAGTTCTGGGGCTCACCACAGTGTCAAGGATAGAGTCTCGTGCTGAAAGCCAGTCAATGAAAATTGAACTGAGGAAATCTGCAGTGTTCAGGTCTATAACCACAGCTGGGGGCAAGACCTGA